From a region of the Actinopolymorpha singaporensis genome:
- a CDS encoding zinc-binding alcohol dehydrogenase family protein, with product MADQPQTMPAVVNRAGGPVDNPDSLVDALVPAPAAPTGHDLLVEVRAVSVNPVDVKVRASGNRARKDRILGWDASGVVLAAGPETNLFRVGEEVYYAGSLDRPGSNASRQLVDERIVGSKPTSLSHVEAAALPLTGITAWEALFDKLRLTTESTGTLLVLGAAGGVGSILIQLTKVLTGVKVIAAASRPESRAWAEQLGADVVVDHSDPDLARRILDAAPGGVDYVFSAHSRGRIPLFAEVLRPFGQIVAIDDERDLDFYALKDKSISWHWEFMFTRPRHSWDLTAQHDLLDRIAELVDDGRIRTTLTRTLAPLDATRLREAHRIVETGHTIGKVVVAAEE from the coding sequence ATGGCCGATCAGCCGCAGACGATGCCCGCCGTCGTCAACCGCGCCGGAGGCCCCGTCGACAACCCCGACAGCCTGGTCGACGCACTCGTGCCCGCACCGGCTGCACCCACCGGGCATGACCTGCTCGTCGAGGTGCGCGCGGTGTCGGTGAACCCTGTGGATGTGAAGGTGCGCGCTTCCGGCAACCGGGCGCGGAAGGACCGCATTCTCGGGTGGGACGCCTCCGGCGTCGTTCTCGCCGCAGGCCCCGAGACGAACCTGTTCCGTGTCGGTGAGGAGGTCTACTACGCCGGAAGCCTCGACCGGCCCGGCTCCAACGCCTCCCGCCAGCTCGTGGACGAGCGCATCGTCGGCAGCAAACCGACCTCCCTCAGCCACGTGGAAGCGGCGGCGCTTCCGCTGACCGGGATCACCGCATGGGAGGCGCTGTTCGACAAGCTCCGCCTGACCACCGAGTCGACCGGCACCCTCCTGGTGCTGGGAGCAGCGGGCGGGGTCGGCTCCATCCTTATCCAGCTCACCAAGGTCCTCACCGGTGTGAAGGTCATCGCCGCCGCGTCCCGCCCAGAGTCCCGTGCCTGGGCTGAGCAGCTCGGCGCCGACGTTGTGGTCGACCACTCCGACCCCGACCTCGCCCGCCGCATCCTCGATGCCGCGCCCGGCGGCGTCGACTATGTGTTCAGCGCGCATAGCAGGGGACGGATCCCGCTGTTCGCGGAGGTGTTGCGTCCCTTCGGACAGATCGTCGCGATCGACGACGAACGCGACCTGGACTTCTACGCCCTGAAGGACAAGAGCATCTCCTGGCACTGGGAGTTCATGTTCACCCGCCCCCGCCACTCCTGGGACCTCACTGCCCAGCATGACCTGCTGGACCGCATCGCCGAACTGGTCGACGACGGCCGTATCCGCACGACTCTCACGCGGACCCTCGCGCCGCTCGACGCGACACGACTGCGCGAAGCCCACAGGATTGTGGAGACCGGCCACACGATCGGGAAGGTCGTCGTTGCCGCCGAGGAATAG
- a CDS encoding methyltransferase family protein: protein MTTPYIQQDAWARVVFGISVAAFAIGEISQAVKRRRGASGADLRSEVVFRVFFFAGILMLPLAQTLVPGAVLDGRAVFGLGALVGWLGLLLRWWSFATLGKYFTVVVKTSPDQLIVSDGPYRLLRHPSYTGLLAALLGCGLMMGNWAGTCVSYLLILTALIYRLLREERTMINALGDGYRDFARHRARLLPFVW, encoded by the coding sequence GTGACGACGCCGTACATCCAGCAGGACGCCTGGGCGCGGGTGGTGTTCGGCATCAGCGTCGCGGCGTTCGCGATCGGTGAGATCTCGCAGGCGGTGAAACGGCGCCGGGGCGCGTCCGGGGCGGATCTGCGCAGCGAAGTCGTGTTCCGGGTGTTCTTCTTCGCGGGCATCCTGATGCTTCCGCTGGCCCAGACCCTGGTACCGGGCGCGGTGCTGGACGGCCGCGCGGTGTTCGGCCTGGGCGCCCTGGTGGGATGGCTCGGTCTTCTGCTGCGCTGGTGGTCGTTTGCCACCTTGGGCAAGTACTTCACCGTCGTGGTCAAGACCTCACCCGACCAACTCATCGTCAGCGACGGGCCGTATCGACTCCTGAGGCACCCCAGTTACACCGGCCTACTCGCCGCGCTCCTCGGCTGCGGTCTGATGATGGGCAACTGGGCGGGCACTTGCGTTTCCTACCTTCTGATCTTGACTGCGCTCATCTACCGGCTCCTGCGCGAGGAGCGCACCATGATCAACGCGTTGGGAGACGGGTACCGCGACTTCGCCAGGCACCGTGCCCGTCTTCTCCCCTTCGTCTGGTGA
- a CDS encoding tyrosine-type recombinase/integrase, with translation MPLVGVCVDALKDHRERQARERQLAGETWVESGHVFTSRTGTPVEPDNLRRSWYPIREAAGLDAVRFHDLRHSCVTLLLELGTPPHIVRDIVGHSDIDVTMTIYAHASLEEKRAALRRLDERLQ, from the coding sequence GTGCCGCTGGTCGGAGTCTGCGTCGACGCGCTGAAGGACCACCGGGAGCGGCAGGCCAGGGAACGGCAGCTCGCGGGGGAGACCTGGGTGGAGTCCGGGCACGTGTTCACAAGCAGGACCGGGACGCCGGTGGAGCCGGACAACCTGCGGCGCAGCTGGTACCCGATCCGGGAGGCGGCCGGGCTGGACGCGGTCCGTTTCCACGACCTGCGGCACAGCTGCGTGACGTTGCTCCTGGAGCTCGGTACGCCGCCGCACATTGTCCGGGACATCGTGGGCCACTCCGACATCGACGTCACGATGACGATCTACGCGCACGCGTCGTTGGAGGAGAAGCGGGCAGCGCTGAGGAGGCTCGATGAGCGACTCCAATAA
- a CDS encoding CapA family protein codes for MAPKNEAKNNATFTLAFAGDIRWESVLRQRLDDPESALEPIRSELAAADLTVVNLETAITTRGEPEDKEFTFRAPPAAFEALAAAGVDVASMGNNHGVDFGTDGLSDTLAAINDAPLAVVGIGQDAAQAFGPHVVRIKGTSVAVIGATQVNDPTSRNFPAGEGRAGVASAVDPQRLIAAVRQARRTSDVVVVYLHWGEELNQCPTNKQEDLARRLADAGADVVIGTHAHMLLGAGWLGRTYVGYGLGNFVWPNQTTTTTSTTGVLTLTMKGRRVTAARWSPAMIRSNGLPHFADGDKAEEMRKDFADLRSCTDLAAAPAPPE; via the coding sequence GTGGCACCGAAAAACGAGGCGAAGAACAACGCGACGTTCACGCTCGCCTTCGCGGGCGACATCCGGTGGGAGAGTGTGCTGCGCCAGCGGCTCGACGATCCCGAGAGCGCCTTGGAGCCAATTCGATCCGAGCTCGCCGCCGCTGACCTCACCGTCGTGAACCTCGAGACGGCCATCACGACGCGCGGTGAACCCGAGGACAAGGAGTTCACCTTCCGCGCGCCGCCAGCTGCGTTCGAGGCGCTCGCGGCGGCCGGGGTCGACGTGGCGAGCATGGGCAACAACCACGGCGTCGACTTCGGGACGGACGGGCTTTCGGACACGCTCGCGGCGATCAACGACGCTCCGCTCGCGGTCGTCGGTATCGGCCAGGACGCCGCGCAGGCGTTCGGGCCGCACGTGGTGAGGATCAAGGGAACGTCGGTGGCGGTGATCGGTGCCACCCAGGTCAACGATCCGACGTCACGTAACTTCCCCGCTGGTGAGGGCCGGGCCGGTGTCGCGTCCGCGGTGGACCCGCAGCGGCTGATCGCCGCGGTCAGGCAGGCCCGACGCACCAGCGACGTCGTGGTCGTCTACCTGCACTGGGGCGAGGAGCTGAACCAGTGTCCGACCAACAAGCAGGAGGACCTCGCCCGAAGGCTCGCCGACGCCGGCGCCGACGTCGTGATCGGCACCCACGCGCACATGTTGCTAGGCGCAGGGTGGCTGGGCCGGACCTACGTCGGCTACGGCCTGGGCAACTTCGTGTGGCCGAACCAGACCACGACGACTACGTCGACCACCGGCGTGCTCACTTTGACCATGAAGGGGCGTAGGGTGACGGCGGCACGTTGGTCACCGGCCATGATCCGTTCGAACGGGCTGCCGCACTTCGCCGACGGCGACAAGGCGGAGGAGATGCGGAAGGACTTCGCCGACCTTCGCTCCTGCACCGACCTGGCGGCCGCGCCCGCACCTCCGGAGTGA
- a CDS encoding DoxX family protein translates to MRSRHELHPPQIGHRNRGAPGHSGVLAGTARLLLGAGSVGLIAGFGVPALGTAAASGLVLYFLCAAGAHVRGRDTRVASWINWSIFFGLAVAALAVGLAHRGAV, encoded by the coding sequence GTGCGCAGCCGCCATGAACTTCACCCACCACAGATCGGTCACCGAAACCGCGGAGCGCCTGGGCATTCCGGTGTCCTGGCAGGTACCGCTCGTCTGCTGCTCGGAGCAGGCTCGGTCGGTCTGATCGCCGGCTTCGGCGTACCGGCACTCGGCACCGCCGCGGCAAGCGGCTTGGTCTTGTACTTCCTGTGTGCGGCCGGTGCACACGTCAGAGGTCGCGATACTCGGGTGGCAAGCTGGATCAACTGGTCGATCTTCTTCGGCTTGGCCGTCGCCGCACTTGCGGTGGGTTTAGCTCACCGCGGCGCGGTGTGA
- a CDS encoding GNAT family N-acetyltransferase — MSDFTIKALTAETFDDFAALVERNKGMFAGCWCTKFHPDCAEKGQSAEGNRALKQRLVAEGIAHAALVYDGDRAVAWAEYGSPEELPNIHHRKEYVATAERLPDYRVTCILVERGLRGQGLAAIALRGAVELIAQAGGGLVEGYPHDTGGVRKKNSSFLYNGTRTMYEREGFTYDRPKGQGNCVMVREVAPNMRD, encoded by the coding sequence ATGTCCGACTTCACGATCAAGGCGCTCACGGCGGAGACGTTCGACGACTTCGCCGCTCTCGTCGAGCGGAACAAGGGCATGTTCGCAGGCTGCTGGTGCACGAAGTTCCATCCCGACTGCGCGGAGAAGGGCCAGAGCGCCGAGGGGAACCGGGCGCTCAAGCAACGTCTGGTGGCCGAAGGGATCGCGCACGCCGCGCTGGTCTACGACGGCGACCGGGCCGTCGCCTGGGCGGAGTACGGATCACCCGAGGAGCTGCCCAACATCCATCACCGCAAGGAGTACGTCGCCACTGCCGAGCGACTGCCCGACTACCGGGTCACCTGCATCCTGGTCGAGCGCGGCCTTCGCGGTCAGGGCCTGGCGGCGATCGCCCTGCGCGGCGCCGTCGAGCTGATCGCGCAGGCCGGCGGCGGCCTGGTCGAGGGCTACCCGCACGACACCGGCGGGGTCCGGAAGAAGAACTCGTCGTTCCTCTACAACGGCACCCGGACGATGTACGAGCGCGAGGGCTTCACCTACGACCGGCCCAAGGGCCAGGGCAACTGCGTGATGGTGCGCGAGGTGGCCCCGAACATGCGCGACTGA
- a CDS encoding YcxB family protein produces MSSEQVTVGPVELSYTLTEDDVLDGFLAHRRRARRPWLLPVLIVAALDGILHGLVASGGFRSISAGDITAFAAVALGATGLGLLLFRLLVAARWPYRWQARLIMSGNPGLSEPIRAVVDDVGLRLTSASRSETAAWSQYPQVVETERSFVLCASERPGAVVLVLPKRGLPAAGDPSPLRTLLETHCHRPARR; encoded by the coding sequence ATGTCATCCGAGCAGGTCACCGTGGGCCCGGTCGAACTCAGCTACACACTCACCGAGGACGACGTGCTTGACGGCTTCCTCGCCCATCGGCGCCGCGCCCGGCGTCCCTGGTTGCTCCCGGTACTAATCGTCGCCGCACTAGACGGAATTCTCCATGGGCTCGTCGCATCTGGCGGCTTTCGGTCCATCTCGGCGGGTGACATCACAGCCTTCGCCGCGGTGGCGCTCGGCGCCACCGGCCTCGGCTTGCTCCTGTTCCGGCTCCTCGTCGCCGCTCGCTGGCCCTACCGCTGGCAGGCACGCCTGATCATGAGCGGGAATCCCGGTCTGTCCGAGCCCATTCGAGCCGTCGTCGATGACGTCGGGTTACGTCTCACCAGCGCCAGTCGGAGCGAAACAGCCGCATGGTCCCAGTACCCGCAGGTCGTCGAGACAGAACGATCGTTTGTTCTGTGCGCGTCCGAGCGGCCTGGTGCCGTGGTACTCGTGCTACCGAAGCGCGGGCTACCGGCGGCGGGCGATCCCTCGCCGCTGCGGACCTTGCTCGAAACCCACTGCCACCGACCGGCGAGGCGGTGA
- a CDS encoding alpha/beta fold hydrolase: protein MPYVEGVEHRFVEAGGVRFHVAEAGPAEGTPVLFLHGFPQHWYAWRHVVPLLAGRHRLIMPDFRGFGWSDAPYRGYDTGTRADDVLALMDALGLDRVLLVGHEWGAWVGFMACIRAPERFDRFLALSMIHPWPEHRRLIRHAWRQWYTIPWEYPVIGGALLRHWPTFTRYILRRGVTNPDVWRRADLDEFTESVRARARAHAGRALHWQYVLRDIPRLLIGRHRALRLTVPTTLLFGTDDFAMSPEALAGGERHATDLVVRVVPGGHYLADEQPGLVADAIRSLSAGFAHAQEPVG from the coding sequence ATGCCGTATGTCGAAGGAGTGGAGCACCGGTTTGTCGAAGCGGGCGGGGTGCGCTTCCACGTGGCCGAAGCGGGTCCGGCGGAGGGAACGCCGGTTCTGTTCCTCCATGGGTTCCCGCAGCACTGGTACGCGTGGCGGCACGTAGTCCCGCTGCTGGCCGGCCGTCACCGGCTGATCATGCCCGACTTCCGGGGTTTCGGATGGTCCGACGCCCCATACCGGGGCTATGACACCGGCACCCGAGCAGACGACGTGCTGGCGCTGATGGATGCGCTGGGACTGGACCGAGTGCTTCTGGTCGGCCATGAGTGGGGGGCGTGGGTCGGCTTCATGGCCTGTATCCGGGCACCCGAACGCTTCGACCGCTTCCTCGCGCTCAGCATGATCCATCCGTGGCCGGAGCATCGGCGCCTCATTCGGCACGCCTGGCGGCAGTGGTACACGATCCCGTGGGAGTATCCGGTGATCGGCGGCGCGCTGCTGCGACACTGGCCCACGTTCACCAGATACATCCTTCGCAGAGGAGTGACCAACCCGGATGTGTGGCGACGTGCCGACCTCGACGAGTTCACTGAGTCCGTACGAGCGCGGGCGCGGGCCCATGCGGGCCGGGCGCTGCACTGGCAGTACGTCTTGCGGGACATCCCACGGCTCCTCATCGGCCGCCACCGTGCGCTCCGGCTGACCGTGCCGACGACACTCCTCTTCGGCACAGACGACTTCGCCATGTCGCCCGAGGCACTGGCAGGAGGCGAACGGCACGCCACCGATCTGGTTGTTCGCGTCGTTCCGGGCGGCCACTACCTCGCCGATGAGCAGCCCGGCCTCGTCGCGGACGCGATCAGGTCGCTGTCCGCCGGATTCGCGCACGCGCAGGAACCGGTCGGGTGA
- a CDS encoding DoxX family protein, which translates to MFIAYVTVTILAAVFTGSAAVTYLIGHDYPKAQMAMKRLPLSWGPKLGSLLAAGAVGLVAGFAVPLLGLLAAVGLELYFIGALIAHRRVGSRKLVGWAVFFATESAALAVHLGYRGFW; encoded by the coding sequence ATGTTCATCGCCTACGTCACGGTGACCATCCTGGCCGCCGTCTTCACCGGCAGCGCCGCCGTCACCTACCTGATCGGCCACGACTACCCCAAGGCGCAAATGGCGATGAAGCGGCTGCCACTCTCGTGGGGACCGAAGTTGGGCAGCCTGCTGGCGGCCGGAGCCGTGGGCCTGGTGGCCGGGTTCGCGGTGCCACTGCTGGGGCTGCTCGCCGCAGTTGGTCTGGAGCTGTACTTCATCGGCGCGCTCATCGCCCACCGGCGGGTAGGCTCCCGGAAGCTCGTCGGCTGGGCGGTCTTCTTCGCCACCGAGTCCGCCGCCCTGGCCGTGCACCTCGGCTACCGCGGCTTTTGGTAA
- a CDS encoding RNA polymerase sigma factor, with amino-acid sequence MNGDSEHAAALVRAAQRGDRMAMHDLLDLLAPYVGRICGPIALDDGPDAAQEALIAIFRGIRGLRDPAAVFGWARSIAIREAIRMARRSQHTRATDLDDVPQPGDPLLAADVRDVLCRLSPEHRAVLVLRDLEGHGERAVGELLEISTGTVKSRLHRARLSFRKAWR; translated from the coding sequence GTGAACGGCGACTCCGAGCACGCCGCCGCTCTGGTCCGGGCCGCCCAGCGGGGCGACCGCATGGCCATGCACGATCTGCTCGACCTGCTGGCCCCCTACGTCGGCCGGATCTGCGGCCCGATCGCACTGGATGACGGGCCCGACGCCGCACAAGAAGCGCTCATCGCGATCTTTCGTGGCATCCGGGGGCTGCGCGATCCCGCAGCGGTCTTCGGGTGGGCTCGGTCGATCGCGATTCGCGAGGCGATACGGATGGCGCGACGCTCGCAGCACACCCGCGCCACTGACCTGGACGACGTGCCACAGCCCGGCGATCCCCTCCTGGCCGCGGACGTCCGCGATGTCCTGTGCCGACTGTCACCAGAGCACCGCGCGGTCCTCGTGCTTCGTGATCTGGAGGGTCACGGCGAACGGGCCGTGGGCGAACTGCTGGAGATATCGACCGGGACGGTGAAGTCCCGGCTGCACAGGGCGCGGCTCAGCTTCCGGAAGGCATGGAGATGA
- a CDS encoding nuclear transport factor 2 family protein has translation MNSAMDRDARARARLEQHWTASERGDIDTEHVIYAEDAILDYPQSGERFRGRAKIQAQRGGHPAERHFTVLRIRGGGDLWVSECVITYEGVPTYSVSVMELTGDLVTHETQYFADPFPAPASRAALAELIPDRDR, from the coding sequence GTGAACAGCGCCATGGATCGTGACGCCAGGGCCCGGGCCCGGCTGGAGCAGCACTGGACAGCTTCTGAACGCGGGGACATCGATACTGAACACGTGATCTACGCCGAAGATGCGATCCTGGACTACCCGCAGTCCGGGGAGCGCTTCAGGGGACGGGCAAAGATCCAGGCGCAGCGCGGCGGGCACCCGGCTGAACGACACTTCACTGTCCTGCGGATCCGCGGCGGCGGCGACCTGTGGGTGAGCGAGTGCGTGATCACCTATGAAGGCGTACCCACCTACTCGGTCAGCGTCATGGAACTCACCGGCGATCTTGTCACGCACGAGACCCAGTACTTTGCCGACCCTTTCCCGGCGCCTGCCTCGCGAGCAGCGCTGGCTGAGCTGATCCCGGACCGCGACCGATGA
- a CDS encoding O-antigen ligase family protein — protein sequence MLVLLAAAMPLRIPLPWPVVGSVIGSVSILDLLLLVAAASLVPNLLRRRLNLGYRTLAMALAIPPLVAALSLLWSQDRAESLRTTLISVEAFIAYLFITRELEGLSAERVVAYLGRYAWLVLVPAVLLMLHVPGFGPYGSDYHTGYAVSYYARLSHPVLGGSNNLATVLAILVPPLLYWGHSRRDWRATLAGLIAAMGVVCTLSRGVLAASVIAGVGYLALLPISRRPWARRRPVPGKVLGKVLIGTLSLSAGAVALYRFNPPTHEYISGRLSPDSILKRVELYSEASEKIGARPFLGYGAGVIPYGDPVNPVDVHNTYVQQALSFGLPLGVIVGVAIAGLPLFFLLRRRVHPLAGPLGYAVLVEVVTFAFESSYEGTVLRVLFYLLLAMLAGLLRAATIESTATRSGPDGRSRSARTTARSRSVSVFPSA from the coding sequence ATGCTGGTGCTGCTGGCCGCCGCGATGCCGCTGCGGATCCCGCTCCCTTGGCCGGTCGTCGGATCGGTCATCGGCTCGGTGTCGATCCTCGATCTGCTGCTCCTCGTCGCTGCTGCCAGCCTCGTCCCGAACCTCCTGCGGCGGCGCCTCAACCTCGGCTACCGCACACTCGCGATGGCCCTCGCGATCCCGCCACTGGTCGCCGCGCTGTCGCTGCTGTGGAGCCAGGACCGGGCCGAGTCGCTGCGCACCACGCTCATCTCTGTCGAGGCGTTCATCGCGTACCTGTTCATCACCCGCGAGCTCGAAGGGCTGTCCGCCGAGCGGGTCGTGGCATACCTCGGGCGGTATGCCTGGCTGGTGCTCGTGCCGGCCGTGCTCCTGATGCTGCACGTACCGGGCTTCGGGCCGTACGGATCCGACTACCACACCGGGTACGCCGTCTCCTACTACGCCCGGCTCTCCCACCCGGTGCTGGGTGGGTCGAACAATCTCGCCACCGTGCTCGCGATCCTCGTTCCGCCGCTGCTGTACTGGGGCCACAGCCGCCGAGACTGGCGCGCCACCCTGGCCGGTCTGATCGCGGCAATGGGCGTCGTCTGCACTCTCTCGCGTGGTGTGCTCGCTGCATCGGTGATCGCGGGCGTCGGATACCTGGCCCTGCTTCCGATCAGTCGCCGACCCTGGGCTCGGCGACGCCCGGTGCCCGGCAAGGTGCTCGGCAAAGTGCTCATCGGGACCTTGAGCCTCTCCGCCGGGGCGGTCGCGCTCTACAGGTTCAACCCGCCGACGCATGAGTACATCAGCGGCCGCCTGTCGCCGGACAGCATCCTGAAGCGCGTCGAGTTGTACTCGGAGGCTTCCGAGAAGATCGGCGCACGCCCCTTCCTCGGGTACGGTGCGGGCGTCATCCCCTACGGCGACCCGGTGAACCCCGTCGACGTACACAACACGTATGTGCAGCAGGCGCTGTCGTTCGGGCTGCCGCTGGGCGTGATCGTCGGCGTCGCGATCGCCGGCCTTCCGCTCTTCTTCCTCCTGCGCCGCCGGGTGCATCCGCTGGCCGGGCCGCTCGGGTACGCGGTTCTGGTCGAGGTGGTGACGTTCGCGTTCGAGTCCAGCTACGAGGGCACCGTCCTGCGAGTCCTCTTCTATCTCCTCCTGGCTATGCTCGCCGGCCTGTTGCGAGCCGCCACGATTGAGAGCACGGCCACAAGGTCCGGCCCCGATGGGCGTAGCCGCTCAGCCCGAACGACGGCCCGCTCCCGGTCGGTGTCGGTCTTCCCCTCGGCATGA
- a CDS encoding acyltransferase family protein, whose translation MSRLDIQGLRAVAILSVLLYHIFPRLLPGGFLGVDIFFVISGFLITGILTRELQRTGRIRLGRFWARRVRRLLPMASLVTALTLVTSIFVYSPLRVPELATDARWVALYLPNYWFAARQTDYLANQAPPSPFQHFWSLAVEEQYYFCWPILMLAAVLAATRIRCAPVANLRLLLLGLTAMITAVSMLVSWQLTQPHQPWAFFGLPARAWELSAGGLLAITMQKPPRLSRAVATASVGAGIVLLTGSLIWFSADLVFPGLWPVIPIAGTLLLLWAGNAPRAKLLHVLTENKSSVYVGTISYSLYLWHWPVLILSRARFGFDHEVALGAGCIAVSLALSCVSYRFLENPVRQSARLRRVVWPNYALLFASTTTVLAACTATASVSATHGSETVRRPENSSAQPPGPTPRSATTVSASTVPTTVPATTRPSLEIARKDQPALGLCGVAFHIATPRVCQYGDHKASKSMVLFGDSHAAQWFTPISSFARQHGYKIFVILKSSCPAASNYRFVSYAVGREFYECESWVRRSIGQINHLRPDIIVVSNATLGYTEPIGGHYPDAWHDGLSRTFAALPSATKKILILDTPRFFETPPTECLAAHLNDPASCGVDVTKTISQGARSAEKAAAEAHQVNVVDPVPWLCTKTCYGIVGDIIMYADSNHMTNTFASTLSRRLAVQLGNLLR comes from the coding sequence GTGTCGCGGCTCGACATCCAAGGCTTGCGGGCGGTTGCCATCTTGTCGGTGCTCCTCTACCACATATTCCCTCGTCTGCTTCCGGGCGGCTTTCTTGGTGTGGACATCTTCTTCGTCATCTCCGGTTTCCTGATCACCGGAATTTTGACTCGTGAACTGCAGCGGACCGGGAGGATCCGGCTCGGACGGTTCTGGGCGCGCCGCGTCCGGCGCCTGTTGCCGATGGCGTCTTTGGTCACCGCACTGACCTTGGTCACGTCGATATTTGTGTACAGCCCACTACGCGTACCCGAGCTGGCTACTGACGCCCGCTGGGTGGCTTTGTATCTGCCGAACTACTGGTTCGCGGCGCGGCAAACCGACTACCTGGCCAACCAAGCACCACCGTCACCGTTTCAGCACTTCTGGTCGCTCGCGGTTGAAGAGCAGTACTACTTCTGTTGGCCCATCCTCATGCTCGCAGCCGTCCTGGCAGCGACAAGGATCCGATGCGCACCTGTCGCCAACCTCCGGCTACTCCTCCTCGGCTTGACCGCGATGATCACCGCCGTGTCGATGCTCGTGTCGTGGCAGCTGACCCAACCACATCAGCCGTGGGCGTTCTTCGGCCTACCGGCCCGCGCCTGGGAACTCTCGGCAGGTGGACTGCTCGCCATCACCATGCAGAAACCGCCGCGACTGTCCCGTGCCGTCGCCACTGCGAGCGTCGGCGCCGGCATTGTCCTTCTGACTGGGTCATTGATCTGGTTCTCTGCTGACCTGGTGTTCCCAGGATTGTGGCCGGTGATTCCGATTGCCGGGACGCTCCTCCTGCTGTGGGCAGGCAACGCACCACGGGCCAAGCTGCTGCATGTTCTGACGGAGAACAAGTCGAGCGTGTATGTCGGCACCATCTCCTACTCGTTGTACTTGTGGCACTGGCCGGTGCTGATCTTGTCCCGGGCACGCTTCGGCTTCGACCACGAAGTTGCGCTTGGTGCCGGCTGTATCGCCGTCTCGCTTGCCTTGTCCTGCGTGTCCTACCGATTTCTGGAGAACCCCGTCCGCCAGTCCGCGAGGCTGCGGCGTGTGGTCTGGCCGAACTACGCACTGCTGTTCGCCTCGACCACGACCGTGCTAGCAGCATGCACAGCGACCGCCAGCGTGTCGGCAACCCACGGCAGCGAGACCGTTCGACGACCCGAGAACAGTTCCGCACAGCCGCCCGGGCCAACCCCGCGCTCTGCCACGACGGTCTCTGCCAGCACCGTCCCCACCACGGTCCCTGCCACCACCCGGCCTAGCCTCGAGATCGCCAGGAAAGACCAGCCTGCTCTGGGCTTGTGTGGGGTCGCGTTTCATATCGCCACCCCACGTGTATGTCAGTACGGTGACCACAAGGCCTCCAAGTCGATGGTGCTGTTCGGTGACTCGCACGCAGCGCAGTGGTTCACTCCGATCAGCAGCTTTGCCCGGCAGCATGGCTACAAGATCTTCGTGATCCTCAAGTCGAGCTGCCCAGCCGCCAGTAACTACCGGTTTGTGAGCTACGCCGTGGGGCGGGAGTTCTACGAGTGCGAGTCCTGGGTGCGGCGATCAATTGGCCAGATCAACCATCTTCGGCCCGACATCATCGTCGTGAGCAACGCCACTCTTGGCTACACCGAGCCGATCGGCGGTCATTACCCCGACGCGTGGCACGACGGCCTCAGCCGAACCTTCGCCGCGCTCCCATCGGCCACCAAGAAGATTCTCATACTCGACACCCCGCGCTTCTTCGAGACCCCGCCCACGGAATGCCTGGCCGCACACTTGAACGATCCTGCTTCCTGTGGTGTCGACGTCACCAAAACGATCAGCCAAGGTGCGCGGTCTGCCGAGAAGGCCGCGGCGGAAGCGCATCAGGTCAACGTCGTGGACCCTGTCCCGTGGCTGTGCACCAAGACCTGCTACGGGATCGTTGGCGACATCATCATGTACGCCGACTCGAACCACATGACCAACACCTTCGCCAGCACGCTGTCACGGCGACTCGCCGTCCAACTCGGAAACTTGCTCCGTTAA